A window of the Lactuca sativa cultivar Salinas chromosome 5, Lsat_Salinas_v11, whole genome shotgun sequence genome harbors these coding sequences:
- the LOC111904097 gene encoding UPF0481 protein At3g47200 gives MAISIQNQDEAWVIDSIVKAMPPPSLSARIPRVTKILVSAKSDIYEKYYVPQVVSIGPYHYGKPKLELVEKLKPVFTKKLLARPEYEVNLSLSSLYKKLGEAKMVKELRGFYEENSTEHLSDKVFTRMMLLDGCFILYYILFIHGMTAENCSEKVESSSDLIRSHQAVFIHHDLFLLENQIPFIVLNEVMDLIKLDRRDKIRSFFADNILSPGSQKSRWFCFRSGSVQSDQNSGRESHDHLLHRLHSALTGPRPKNESHWIQILSCCPKNTRKDEISTRCTFRNVSELADVGIQFKPSNVMSLAHVEFIGGCCRWSFSADVKLPPIIVDDSTKPMLLNLIAYEMCSNDTHAWVTSYISLLDSLIDHPEDVKALRKAGVLDNSLGSDQEVATLFNEIGTGLVPNILAYSKAKYQIQCHYQSLRNTWFSQLKHEYGRSPWSFLALLGALMALFLSGVQTYFTIWSPS, from the coding sequence ATGGCTATCAGCATCCAGAACCAAGATGAGGCATGGGTTATCGACTCGATTGTAAAAGCCATGCCACCACCTTCTTTATCTGCACGAATCCCTAGAGTTACAAAGATATTGGTGAGCGCGAAGAGCGATATTTACGAGAAGTACTATGTTCCACAGGTTGTTTCCATCGGTCCATACCATTATGGCAAGCCTAAGCTCGAGCTAGTTGAGAAACTCAAGCCTGTTTTTACCAAGAAGCTCCTCGCACGACCGGAGTATGAAGTCAATTTGAGCCTTAGCAGCTTGTACAAAAAGCTTGGGGAAGCGAAGATGGTAAAAGAGTTAAGAGGGTTCTATGAAGAGAACTCAACAGAGCATCTCTCCGATAAGGTATTCACTAGGATGATGTTGCTGGACGGgtgttttattttgtattatattCTATTTATCCATGGGATGACAGCAGAAAATTGTAGCGAGAAAGTTGAAAGTAGTAGCGACTTGATCAGAAGCCACCAGGCCGTGTTTATCCACCATGATTTGTTCTTGCTGGAAAACCAAATTCCCTTTATAGTTCTAAACGAGGTGATGGATTTGATAAAGCTTGATAGGCGTGACAAGATTCGATCGTTCTTTGCTGACAACATTTTGTCACCGGGAAGCCAGAAAAGTCGGTGGTTCTGTTTCCGAAGCGGCTCAGTCCAATCTGATCAAAATTCTGGACGAGAATCACATGATCATCTGCTCCATCGTCTGCATTCTGCGCTTACAGGACCAAGACCCAAGAATGAATCCCACTGGATTCAAATTCTTTCCTGTTGTCCTAAAAATACCAGAAAGGATGAAATAAGCACCAGGTGTACTTTTCGTAATGTCAGCGAGCTTGCAGATGTCGGGATCCAATTCAAGCCGAGTAACGTTATGTCTTTGGCTCATGTGGAGTTTATTGGAGGGTGTTGCAGGTGGTCGTTTTCAGCAGATGTAAAACTCCCTCCGATAATCGTGGATGACTCCACCAAGCCGATGTTGTTAAACTTAATAGCCTATGAAATGTGTTCAAATGACACACATGCATGGGTTACCTCCTACATAAGCCTCCTCGATTCTCTCATTGATCACCCAGAAGATGTTAAGGCTCTTCGGAAAGCTGGGGTCCTTGATAACTCCCTTGGGAGTGACCAAGAAGTTGCGACACTCTTCAACGAAATAGGCACCGGTTTGGTGCCAAATATTCTAGCATATTCGAAAGCaaaatatcaaatccaatgtcaTTATCAAAGCTTGAGGAACACATGGTTTTCCCAACTCAAGCACGAGTACGGCAGGAGCCCATGGTCATTTCTAGCACTTTTAGGAGCTTTGATGGCTCTTTTTCTTAGTGGTGTTCAAACTTACTTCACTATCTGGAGTCCCAGTTAA